The Shewanella japonica genome has a window encoding:
- a CDS encoding polysaccharide lyase family 7 protein: MIKHHKKHKLAITLATALTCTFSCGFVHTETININNPSFENSFDGWTDIDPSSVSGVAYQGSKSAKMSGNNGRVEQNVTVDANSNYTLTAYVSGGGKLGVSGSGVSESTTVSTSEWQQVSVSFNSGPANTITIYGEYFGSEGRFNSFGLEKTSNSTEPTEPTEPITPVTCTGSSALTIASATDNGSNDGHGPANTIDNNFGTESRWSSNGEGKTIIYDLGVQSEVKSVSVAWFKGNERSSYFDIETSSDGNNWISVLASGESSGSNSGLEEYDVTDTSAQYVQIIGYGNSSNTWNSIVETKINGCSDGSAPTEPTEPSNPVGNLDPDLPPSGNFELVDWTLGVPVDENNDGKSDTIKEIELSSGYTRSPYFYTAADGGMVFRCPIDAPKTSTNTSYARTELREMLRRGDTSYSTQGVGGNNWVFSSAPSSDQSEAGGVDGTLEATLAVNHVATTGDSSQVGRVIVGQIHANNDEPLRLYYRKLPSNSKGSIYIAHEPITGSEQYYEMIGSRSSSASNPADGISLDEKFSYRVKVVGNILTVTIMREGKADVVEEVDMSASSYDAGNQYMYFKAGVYNQNNTGDADDYVQATFYSLSNKHDGYAY; this comes from the coding sequence ATGATAAAACATCATAAAAAGCATAAACTTGCCATTACCCTGGCGACAGCACTTACTTGCACTTTCAGCTGCGGTTTTGTTCACACTGAAACCATCAACATTAACAACCCTAGCTTTGAAAATAGCTTTGATGGCTGGACCGATATCGATCCTTCATCCGTCTCTGGTGTGGCTTATCAAGGCAGTAAATCAGCAAAAATGTCTGGAAATAACGGCAGGGTTGAACAAAACGTCACTGTCGATGCTAATAGTAACTATACCCTTACAGCGTACGTGTCTGGTGGCGGAAAGCTAGGGGTTTCAGGCAGCGGTGTCAGTGAATCAACTACGGTAAGCACAAGTGAATGGCAACAAGTCAGTGTGTCATTTAATAGTGGCCCAGCAAATACTATCACTATTTATGGAGAGTATTTTGGTAGTGAAGGTCGCTTTAACTCATTTGGATTAGAAAAAACATCAAACAGCACAGAGCCTACAGAACCCACAGAGCCAATCACACCAGTCACCTGCACAGGTAGCAGTGCGTTAACCATTGCCTCAGCAACCGATAATGGTAGCAACGATGGCCATGGACCTGCGAATACCATCGACAATAATTTTGGCACCGAATCACGCTGGTCATCCAATGGTGAGGGCAAAACCATTATTTATGATTTAGGTGTCCAATCAGAAGTTAAATCTGTCTCTGTAGCATGGTTTAAAGGTAATGAACGCTCATCTTACTTTGATATTGAAACATCATCAGATGGCAATAACTGGATTTCCGTCTTAGCTTCAGGGGAGTCTAGCGGAAGTAATTCTGGCCTTGAAGAATATGATGTTACTGATACAAGCGCGCAGTATGTCCAAATCATAGGCTATGGCAACTCTTCAAATACATGGAACAGCATTGTTGAAACCAAAATCAATGGTTGTTCTGATGGCAGTGCGCCAACTGAGCCTACAGAACCCAGCAACCCTGTAGGAAATTTAGACCCTGACTTACCACCGTCAGGTAACTTCGAGTTAGTGGATTGGACATTGGGTGTGCCTGTTGATGAAAACAACGATGGTAAGTCAGACACCATTAAAGAAATTGAATTATCCAGTGGATATACTCGAAGCCCATACTTTTACACCGCAGCAGATGGCGGCATGGTGTTCAGATGCCCTATTGATGCACCAAAAACCTCTACTAACACCAGTTATGCTCGTACTGAGTTACGTGAAATGCTACGCCGCGGAGATACCAGTTATAGCACTCAAGGTGTCGGAGGCAATAACTGGGTGTTCAGCAGCGCTCCTTCATCAGATCAAAGCGAAGCAGGTGGTGTCGACGGTACATTAGAAGCAACGCTTGCCGTCAACCATGTCGCCACCACCGGAGATAGTAGCCAAGTGGGACGTGTGATTGTTGGGCAGATCCATGCTAACAATGACGAACCTCTTCGCCTTTATTACCGTAAGTTGCCATCGAATAGCAAAGGCTCAATTTACATTGCCCATGAACCCATTACTGGATCTGAGCAATACTACGAAATGATTGGTTCTCGTAGCAGCTCAGCTTCAAACCCAGCTGATGGTATCAGCCTTGATGAAAAGTTCAGTTACCGAGTCAAAGTGGTGGGTAATATCTTAACCGTAACAATTATGCGCGAAGGTAAAGCTGATGTTGTTGAAGAAGTCGATATGAGTGCTAGCTCTTACGATGCTGGCAATCAATACATGTACTTCAAAGCGGGTGTTTATAACCAAAACAATACTGGTGACGCAGATGATTATGTTCAAGCGACATTTTATAGTTTGAGCAATAAGCATGATGGATATGCCTATTAA
- a CDS encoding carbon starvation protein A: MLIFLLCIALLILAYKFYSPFVERQAGINPNAKTPQQRFEDGVDYVEVHPVKAYLIQFLNVAGVGPIFGPILGALYGPIALVWIVLGNIIGGAVHDYFSGVLSIKEDGKSLPEIAGHYFNVYFKGVMLIFTAMLLFFVGVVFIMSPAGLLSNLDYFEGTILANNVFWVLVILGYYFLATLLPIDKIITKLYPLFGLLMIVMTTSIAVALLISAPQLPEMADIFAYFDHSHYNNDLLEPNPDGLPVWPLLFVTITCGAISGFHSTQAPIMARCLTNEKYVRPVYYGAMMSEGIVACVWATAGIAAFPGGYAELKSILDAGGPGLVVNQVATSYLGVAGGIMAIIAVAIFPITSGDTAFRSLRLTIIDAFKIPQSIRNRLLVALPILVIAYFMTKIDFSLIWRYFAFSNMLLSTSVLWLATKYLFDRGTFHWIVSLPAIVGTCVTVSYIMTAGIGFGLPQSLSQPVGIATGIVCLIGLIIAHNKRKPVTE; this comes from the coding sequence ATGCTAATTTTCCTCCTTTGTATTGCGTTATTGATCCTCGCTTACAAGTTTTACAGCCCTTTTGTAGAACGCCAAGCAGGCATTAATCCCAACGCAAAAACCCCACAACAACGTTTTGAAGATGGTGTCGACTATGTTGAAGTTCACCCTGTTAAAGCGTACTTAATTCAATTCTTGAACGTTGCAGGTGTTGGTCCAATCTTTGGTCCCATCTTAGGTGCCTTATATGGCCCAATTGCACTTGTTTGGATTGTACTGGGTAATATCATTGGTGGGGCGGTTCATGACTACTTCTCTGGTGTATTAAGTATCAAAGAAGATGGTAAGAGTTTACCTGAAATTGCTGGACATTATTTTAATGTTTACTTTAAAGGTGTCATGCTGATATTCACGGCAATGTTATTGTTCTTCGTGGGTGTCGTATTTATTATGAGCCCAGCAGGATTATTAAGTAACCTTGACTATTTTGAAGGCACTATTTTAGCCAATAACGTCTTTTGGGTATTAGTGATTTTAGGTTACTACTTCTTAGCGACCTTACTGCCTATCGATAAAATCATTACTAAACTTTACCCGTTATTTGGTTTATTAATGATTGTAATGACGACATCTATTGCGGTGGCGTTATTAATTAGTGCTCCTCAGTTACCTGAAATGGCCGATATTTTCGCTTACTTTGACCATAGCCATTACAACAATGATTTATTAGAGCCAAACCCAGATGGGCTACCTGTATGGCCATTGCTGTTTGTGACCATTACTTGTGGTGCAATTAGTGGTTTCCACTCGACTCAAGCCCCTATCATGGCGCGTTGTTTAACCAACGAAAAATACGTGCGCCCAGTTTACTACGGTGCAATGATGTCAGAAGGCATTGTTGCTTGTGTATGGGCAACTGCTGGTATTGCGGCATTCCCTGGTGGTTATGCAGAGCTTAAGAGTATTCTTGATGCTGGTGGTCCTGGACTTGTTGTTAATCAAGTTGCAACCAGCTACTTAGGTGTTGCGGGTGGTATTATGGCAATTATTGCTGTTGCTATTTTCCCTATCACGTCTGGTGATACAGCATTCCGTTCATTACGATTAACCATTATTGATGCATTTAAAATTCCGCAAAGTATACGTAACCGTTTACTTGTGGCATTGCCAATTTTAGTGATTGCTTACTTCATGACTAAGATTGACTTCTCGCTGATCTGGCGTTATTTCGCCTTCTCAAATATGCTGCTTTCTACCAGTGTTTTATGGTTGGCGACTAAGTACTTATTTGACCGTGGAACTTTCCACTGGATTGTGAGCTTGCCTGCGATTGTCGGTACTTGTGTCACCGTATCTTATATTATGACTGCGGGTATTGGTTTTGGTTTACCACAATCATTAAGTCAACCTGTCGGGATTGCCACTGGTATCGTTTGTTTAATTGGGTTAATCATTGCCCATAATAAACGCAAACCTGTGACTGAATAA